Below is a window of Malus domestica chromosome 13, GDT2T_hap1 DNA.
AAGGAGGGAGAGGTTTCTAGTAGTAGTAGTGTTACCGTGGATCAAAGGCCAAGTGTTGTGGTAGATAATTCTTCAGGGTTGGAATATGATGATGTTGCTACAAGAATGCAAAGGAAGatccaacaaaaaaaagtgGCGGCCCAACAAAACGAGATATCCAATAAAATGGAAATGTATTTCAATTATCCTTACCAAAGCTTAACATTGGGTTTCAATATTTTGGATTCGTGGAAAGTCAATTGTGGAACATATCCAACTCTTAGTAAGGTTGCTAAGGACATTTTTGCTCTTCCTAGTAGCACTGTTGCTAGTGAGAATGCTTTTAGTCTTGGTGGAAGAGTTGTAGATCCTTTTATAGCTTCCCTAACACCGAGAACAGTTGAGGCTTTGGTGTGCACAAGTGATTGGCTAAGGGGGAATGAAATGTCCTTCTACAAGGAGCCTACAATTGACGACCTCATGTTCTACAAGGAACTTGAAGACTTGGAGAAGGGTAAGTGAAGTATTTGATTTCATATTTTTAGTTTCTTAGTTTTATAATTTATGCATTCACTTTCTAAATATATTTagtgttttattgtttttatcgTTTTAGAGTTGCCTAATATGGGAGGTGAGGAGAATCCCACACAAAGTGAAATGCCACCTCCTCCACCACCTCAAGTTCAACGTTGCCCATCACTACATCCGCAACCACCCATTTCAAGAGCATCTACACGAACACAAATGAGGGTTCAATTATCAACAAGAGGAAAGGGTCCACCATCAACGGCAACGGGTCATTCATCAACAAGGGGAAGGGGTCGAAGGGGCTAAAGGGAATGAACTTacttaagcttcattttggttgcatgcactttcttgcttataaactatgtttttcttttggtttgtaacttaatCCAAATTCATTCGGAAGTTTGGTTTGTAAAACTTAACTTATTTCATTTTGGTTGCATGCacttttaattaactagtttggTAGACAATTGTGAACTTAAGCTTAACTTGTTAGTTGTTGCTTCCTTGGTATGAAAATTGAAACAGGTGGTATTGTGAAACTGAAATTGTGACATTTTGAAACTTTAAGTGATATTGTGGTTAAATTGTGAAACTAAAAGTCTGAAACAAGTGGGCTGCAACCTGCAAGCCTGCaattgttccttttttttttctttttttttttctaaaaaatggGTGGGCCTACTTGTTAAACAGCTTAAAATTGTAAAAAGTTTTAAAAGCCCAACATTTTGGGCTTCAAGGCCCAATACCAAAGTGACCCGAAAATCCCGAAAcactttcgggaatcccgaatttCGAGAAATGAatagtttcggttcggttttgggATATAAAATCCCATCTTGAAATGTTTTGATTTGGGATTCGGGTTAGGGGTTTCGGTTCGGGATCCCAACCCAAACCAACcttacttttgatacacaatccttacataaggagggcaaattagtaattttgtatcttttgagaaaatgacaatcatatccctatttttcctattttaccctcacttttgatacacaatatttacataaggaggacaaaacaataattatgtaatattaagataaaatatgcacttattaagagaaattgttccACCATCATTATTTCATACTCTTTTAATCAcactctttaataaaaaaaaacaaaaaataaaatgaaattatttacacacagaaaaagaaaaaaaaaattagagatccaatcaaatttcatttttatccCACTATCAATCCCACTTCatccaattttttctttttattttcttcattccCCTTCTTCTCTGTTTGGTTTATTCCACCAGCAGAATTTAATACTGGAatacaaaatattttattttatttcacttATATATATTGGGAGAATTTGCACAAATACTACCTAAAATATTAGGAGTGTGTCTATTTGCTACCTAAATTAAAAGATTTGTCTAATTACCACCCAGACTCCAATTTTGGTGCCAATGTACCACACCTTTAATAATTTCTGTTAAATTGTCCGTTAAAGTCTGAGATGCGTGTTATGAAATTTGAATAGTTGTGGTAGTGATTGTGCCGCCTGAGAGGGGGCTGGTTGTGGTTTATATGCAGTAAGTGGAGGCGTGGGGAGTGGAGGAAGGTCACTAAGTGAGGTATGATATACCCCATtgtctctcttcttctcttttcaatatttatttcatTACTTTTTTCATGTTTTATTTAGTTTGAGTTTTCAATAAATTAAAAGATTGAAACTGGACCCACCTATCTCCCTCGCCGTGTTTCCTATATCTTCCTCCCCAACTCCAATTGTCTATCCTTCCTCCACTCCATTTTCCTCTCCTTTTCTCACTCAATCTTCCTATCTTGGCCTTATGCAGTATATTTCCTtcccttcccttttttttagttgtttaaataaatttaaatattgtgaTTAAGGTGGTTTAGATAGAAATACACAAAATTACCTTTAAACTTAACGACATAGTTGGCTGACAGAGGTGGCAAACCACTTAGTACTAGTGGTATTCCActttcacttataaatgagagATCTTCGATTCAATTCTTgcccaaggttctaaaagacgttaggcACTAGTCGGGCAGTGGGTTAGGGCCTAACACCTAGGCGAGCACCTAGGGAGACTAAACAGATTTaaataaatctattatatttcgtgtaaataagtgtctatttatacttaaaatatatataatttcatcataaactacaaaatagaatgacatatatattatgaagtattagaacataatgaaaacatggggaacaaggaCATaaagtgtgttcatttaagtatgcaacaagtctcttacaatttattgagaaaaaaatgcaaaatgaaagttatctatgtTCTGTCTACATGAGTTGCGACCTAGGCAAGTGCCTAGGTAGGTTTGGGTGGGCTATGTGGGTGCTTAGGTAGGTGCCTCAACATGTGTACAcgctctttcttaattttcaaacacctaaGCATTAATCGGGGTGGTGGTcaaccgcctagcgcctaggcgatGCTCAatggagatttttagaacaatgttctcgccaaagacaaatttgaatacattattgctagctcattatgaggcttagcccactttCTGGCCCCATAGTATAactaatatcgtttgttttaaaaataaaaaaaaataaaaacaaacaaacaaacaaacaaacagatgTGCTAATTTAGCACCAAAATAAAAGTCTAAGTggtaattgactaattaagctAAAAATTTAGATTGAGTGGAAAATGGGCACACCCCTAAAAATTCAACTAGAACGTACAGGAAAAAAAAGTCGAACTTGGTACACATTTTAATTTCAACTTCCTTATATAATTCCTCTGAGATTACACGGAAAGAGTTAAATATATAAttggaaatattttttaaatcaaagaaAACCCTGCCCACACGTTACATtatattgagaaaaaaaaatgtgtgatatATGGATTCAATTGCTATAACAAACAGCTGATGATAAAGTCAAAAATAGACGTGGACGATCATTGAATTCTTCTTGGCGAAACAGAAaagtttttaattgttattttatttcaaaagagaaGGCCACACCCTGTTTTTCTTCGCCCAAACCCACACTTTCTCTGCAGAATGGCAACTATATTTGTGAATTCAGTTCTGTAGTTATATAACTAACCCGTTTTAACttttaaccctaaccctaaaaacatatatataaaaaaggaATAAAAGGTTAGGTCACAAACTGTTGCTGCTAATTCGATTCCTGCATGTTGCAGCAAATTTGAGGTGTAAAATTTAAGAAGAGTACAGATACGAAGTGGATTAATTAGCAGCATAGAAAAAATCACATCATAAAACTTGTGAAAGCCGATGCTCCCTCTCCAAGTATTTACTATCTTCCAAGTCCAATCCATCATATCAGGTGACAAACCATGAATTACTGGcacatataataaaaaattagatcGAACCGAAATCCTCCGCCAAGCAAAATTACacaaataagaaattaaataataataataataataataatacaccAGTTCATGAACAATTAATTAGTTGCATAACTGAATTAAAGGTCAGAAACCCAATTGGAAACTAGACATGAATTATTATTCTTTTCCTTGCAAACTGAACATCATCAAAAGGCAGCAAATTAAACTCAAAGAAACTAAAACTAAGCTAGCTTTTATATTGTAACATCCACAAAAACACACCCCCAAAGTTTATCTCCTTCTTTTTAGATCTTAATTCACATCTCTCACTTTCTATCTTGtttctaaaatttatatttcaatacaacaaaatgaaaatccccCACCTCTTCAGTTTCATCTCACTTTTATTAGAAAGGTGGTCTTGAATGCGCCCAATTACCATAAGCCTCATGCCCAAGATGTCCATGGCCACCAATGGGGATCAGATTTGGAGGCAGATGATGACTGTAAATATTGGGAAGTCCAGATGAAGGATCAGGGAGTTGCTGCTGCTGATGATGCCCCCCACCCCCCAATTGGGCTCCACTGCTCCCACCACCAGTTGGGGAACCTCCATTATTatgccctcctcctcctcctcctcctcctcctccacttcCTCCAccctcctcatcctcctcaaGAGGCAGCCTCTCATAAGTAGCATTTGCAAATGTTGCTGCCACCACCATCACTGGGCCTGCCGCCACTAGTGACCCCACCACACTTCCTCCAACCACCTGCCCCTGCCCACCGGCTAAATAAACCGTCAGCCCAGTAGACCCGGGAGGGGCAGGACCGGGAAGGAACGCCCCACTCAGAGACAAAATTTCAAACCTCCCGTGAAGCGCCACCACAGCTCCTGGAGCCGCAGGTTGTCTGAGGGTTACGTTGGCGACCGAGCCACTCCCGCTGAGAACACACACGCCTCTCTGCCGCCTCCTCGCGAACTGCGCCACGCTCTCCGCCACGTCAGCGCCGCCGGCAACCTCCATGACGTGACTACGGAGGGAGTTGGGGCTGTCCCGGGTGACGAAGATGGGGGGTTTGGGCTTGTTTTTGGATCCTGGAGGGCGACCTCTTGGCCTGCGGGATCCAATCTCGACTGCGCCTTCTTTGGGCTCATCATGGTCTCTGTCGTCATCATCGTCTCTGCCACTGCTTCTACCGCTGTTGGTTTCGTTTATGGAAATTTCGAGCTCCCGCTGCTTGCTCAGAGTTGGCGAATTGGTGACTACCGGGTCCATGCCCGGTAGCCCCAAGTTACCACTCCACCAGGGGTTCGCCAGAGTGGCAATTGATGGTCAAATTCGGGGAAAGTATGACAAGGAGGAGGAAACTAAACCTAAATAAGACTATAAAGACAAGCTCCTCAATTTGCCCTATTTAACTCGTTTCACAGTTTGAGATCACCAAGTCAAatctatatatgtatacatacagctcatcaagaagaaaaaaggaaaaaaaagaaagcaaaggAAGCTTGTTTAACCTTGTAAGAGAGAGTAGTAGAAGTTGATCAGAGAACCTGGGGAGAAGGGAGAGAATTAGATTGAATTAATTGGTGATGGGAGGAACCCATTAGAGATTGAGTTACACAGGTGATGAAGATGTAACCAAATAAGATGAACAGACGATAGAGAAGTGGTGAGATGATATTAGTGGAGAGAATAAGGAACAGATGCAAAAACCCTTAAACTTGATTGATACAAACAATTAAGCACAAAGAAGAAAGGGagaatataaattaaaattaagaaagcacagTAATACTAATACTAGCACACAGAAGGAAAAGACTGAAACGAAAATAAgatagtatatttatataaaaatatacttAAGTAGAGACAACTAATTCAAAATTACAAAGTGGTTTATGGGGTTGGTGTTTAATAAGCAAGGCTCTGTTATGATTTGGGGGAGCTGAGGGAGGAGGTTATACCCTTTTTTCTTGTCTCGATCTCTTTTGATCTCTCTTTAATCTCTCTttaatctctctttctctgtgtatataaaaagaagaagattagATTAGTGGCTGGCTAGTGatgtgtgctttttttttttttttttttttgagaaggaAGGGAAGGAGGGGGGTCTTGGAAGGGTTAGGGTTTCGTGGGGTCGCGTGCGCGTGGGGAGGTGTCGTTCACACCGTTGTCTGGGGCCCAACAGACATCTCAATCAGAGAAGGAGATCATCTCTGGATCGCTTTCATCAAATCTTACCAACTAATAAAttcgaatttttgaaatttgattaaacggttaaaattattataacttttaaaaaaacttcttatttttagtagttagatcaaatttcaataatctGATCCGAGAGGATCCCTTTTGTGTGTTTTGTCTGCGAGTGTGCATCCGTGTGCATCACAGTACCAAGAAAAGCTGGAGAGGACTGAGAGTGAAACGACCTGTGGATGTATGGATGGATGGATGGGTTAATGGATGGTGTTGCTCTGGCTACTACTACTTCTTTCTCCATGGCCTCCTTTTTTTTGCTGTTTTAATGTAGTCTTCTTTCCTAGAATAGGTTGTAACCcatgttttcttttgttgacaCACAAACAGAAAAAGGACAGTATTCATatgattattttttaagtaGGGATAATCTCAAAATCCATACATTCGTTATTTGTCTCTCTTTGAcctaaattaaagaaaaaactaaTTATTTGACTCCAACTGTGCTACTTTtctgaaaacaaaattttgtaccGTACAAGTCATTGATGTAAAATGTCAGATAGGGTCATGTCTAACTTTTAGgttaaacttaaaatttttaactCATAAATAATTTTTTCGCTCCAATCTTAATGTGTTAAATTTTGTACTTGAGATTACTAAAGAATAAACTTAGACTAACATTTTTAaagtaaattttaaaaaaaaaaattatgtaaactatcctaatttaattttatgaatattttaatttaaaattatttagattccgataaatattgtaACATCACTAAATCGACATTATGAAACTCATGGATACTACAAAAGAATATAAAACACATAAAAGAATATAAAACACATGATAGAATATAAAACACATGATAGAAATGTTTAACACATGAAACACATATAAACCATAATTAATAAATCTTGATTAATAACTacataaaattaatacaaacGATAACTAATAaacattataaaaattaatacaaacgataattaataaacaacataaaattaatacaaaagataattaataaacaacataaaaaaattaatcataataaGGGTTTAGGGTTCATTCATCATCATAATTTGCTTGACTTGCGCCTTGACTTCGGATAAGGTATTAGATGGTGGACTTGAGATATAGGCATGAGATGGatcatcatcttgaaatatactcctTGCAGCATTCTTTCGCATAATTCTCTTTTATCACGGAAGAATTTCTTCctatttggagtgtatttgttGAGGTCCTCCTTCATTATATCAAAATAGAACATTTCTAGCTCCAATTCTAATTGCTTCTCAAATGCCAAGCACATACGAACCGTTTCTTCCTCCCGAGCCTCTCGGTGttcaaacaatttttcaaatccagAAGAAATCGTTGCAACAATCAGATCTTGcatctttcctttttctctttgcttccttttgcttatctcttcCTAGGGGCCTTGTAAAAGAAGTTGGGGTCACCGAATTGTTACCTTTATTGCTAACCTTTGCGTTTGAGGCTTCATTAGTAAATAATTTTTCCCATTGTTGGTCCGCATCGGTTTCCCACCtcggacaatccttgaggacgtCTCAAGCATGATGCAACTTAAAAGTTTGGTTTTTGGGCGTGTTCTTGTATTGTAAATcgtcattgctttgtcacctTATGCAAGGTATACATAAATACAATTAGTTGCAAAACAAGATTGTGTACATGAAAAATAAACTATGAACGAAGACACTCACCACTTATACGGTGCTCCTTCCACTAGACATGTCATTCATGACTCTCTCCAAGTTTCCCTTCCATAAAGTGCACGATTTGTTGATAACCTTCCACCGATCGTAAATAATACCAACTTCCCTTCGGTTGGTGTTGGAGTTGGAAATGAACTTATCAACAATTTTAGCCcacaaaatttttttattttgattcatgccAACGGCACCATCTTCACTAGTACAAACCCATGCCAAGCACAAAGCAACTTCTTCCTCATTTGACCAATTATGACCTCTAATATGATCTTTTGgcatcttgaaaattttggaaatgggaagaaaatgaatttggaagatggtagaaagaaaaattggaagaattgtaggagaaaaattgaattttgtgtgggtgtttgaacaaatacataggtattttatagagtttttgggtgaattttcatttatataattttttttaaattattttagccatTAGATTGAattttggaccgttggatctttttaaaccgttagatttgatcataTATATTAGATCTCAGCCAttagattcaatgaatttataaatataaaaccaaATATTAAGTACATTTGAATATgaaccgttggatcaaccaacggtcAGTGTTGGCCAGCACCATTAGATTAAAGCAGAGAGCCGATAGGATCATTATTATGGTCGACAAGTGGCCAACGAGCCCACATGGGCGGGGTCCCTGGGCTGTCGAAGTATTTGGCAACCTGGCATGTTTATGCGTGGGTCACGTGAGACTTGCACAGATGGGCTTCTGTTTTCCACGCGAACAAGTGGGCCAACCCACTAACCCTGTGTTAAATTCTGGCTGGAATTTGCCCCACATGAGTTTTGggtaaaactcatatttggccCAAGGTTTTGAGCAAGTTGGGGTgggtttagaacctaaaatttgagttttactccaagGGTTGGAGTAGATCTAAAGATCGATGATGAGTTAATGAGGGCTTAATGTTGGGGTTGTATGACTTGATACAAGTCATAAATGAACATCAAACAAGCCTGACTCAAGGTGCATTGGACTTCAGCAGTTAAGTTAGGGTAatttaggtaccgtttggtacgtaggacgggacgggacgggacaggacgggacaggacgggacgggacgggacgggacggaacgggacgagccgttcggtcccacgtttggtgcgcctaaaaattgtggaacgggttgtcccatgagacgaaatttggctgatttttcgttccacatcttccccctggaacgacccattccacatccgtggaacacaaatttataacattttatgacaaaatttctccttatctttttcaatatttacatcatccGTTTCatcctgttccgtcccgtctgcgtaccaaatgGTACCTTATAGCCCCTAGACCTAGAGAACGGACGTATTGCCTTCCTCATAGTTAAGACTGGATTTCTCCTACCATAATGTATAGTGTGTTCTTTTATGTTTGATCAGAACAACTTTAGATTTAATTGTTGGTCCGAAATGGGAGAAGCATCAATCGAACAAATTGGTTGGGGTACGAGACAAATAGGAAGCATAAGGAACAAGAACTTGGGGACATGAGAACGAT
It encodes the following:
- the LOC103453413 gene encoding AT-hook motif nuclear-localized protein 20-like, which gives rise to MDPVVTNSPTLSKQRELEISINETNSGRSSGRDDDDDRDHDEPKEGAVEIGSRRPRGRPPGSKNKPKPPIFVTRDSPNSLRSHVMEVAGGADVAESVAQFARRRQRGVCVLSGSGSVANVTLRQPAAPGAVVALHGRFEILSLSGAFLPGPAPPGSTGLTVYLAGGQGQVVGGSVVGSLVAAGPVMVVAATFANATYERLPLEEDEEGGGSGGGGGGGGGGHNNGGSPTGGGSSGAQLGGGGHHQQQQLPDPSSGLPNIYSHHLPPNLIPIGGHGHLGHEAYGNWAHSRPPF